DNA from Candidatus Caccoplasma merdavium:
ACGAGGCATTGGCTTGCGGGTCGGCGTCGATGAGCAGTATTTTCCGGTCCAAGGCAGCCAATGATGCCGCCAAGTTGATGGTTGTCGTGGTTTTCCCTACGCCACCTTTTTGGTTGGCTATTGCAATGATTTTACCCATAATGAACTTTTTACCAAACAAAGAAACTCTTTTTTTCTTTGCGTATGTGCCTCTTTCGTCCGATTATTGGCGCCGGTGTTGATAAGTCGCTTCGGCTGTTGAAAAAAGCGGCCCGGGCCGGGAGGCGAGGCTGGGGTTTGCTGCCGGCACCGTGTCGGGATCGGCAGCGATATGTCATTTGGGCAAAGATACGAATTTACGGTGAAGATAGATAGGCTTTTATCTATATTTAGCAATTATGTCGCCGGCATGGCTCCCCTTTGGGGGTTGCTTGCAGGTCGATTTTTGTCTATCTTTGTTCTCGCAAAAATTATCGAGATTATGTCTTCTGTCGATTCTCCTGCCAAGACCCTGCCCCGCATACTCATCACCAATGACGATGGTATCGGGGCCAAAGGTTTGCGTTTTTTACTCTCTTGCGTTGCCGACATGGGTCGGGTGCGTGTCGTGGCTCCCGACTCTCATCGCTCGGGACAGTCCGGGGCGATTACCTCGGGGGTACCGCTGACGTTGCAGCCGGTTGCTCCGGTTTTGGGCGCGGAGTGTTATTCCTGCAACGGTACGCCGGTCGATTGCGTGAAACTTTCGTTGCATGTTTTTCCCGAGTGGCGCCCCGATATTATCCTGTCGGGCATCAACCATGGCTCCAATTCGGGCATCAGCATCTTCTATTCCGGAACGATGGGTGCCGTGCTCGAAGGGTGTGTCGTGGGAATCCCCTCGGTGGGGTTCTCTTCGCTTTCGCACGACCCCGATGCTGATTTCTCTTCCTGCCGCGATCAGGTGCGCCAGGTGGTGGCTCGCGTTTTGCGGGTGGGGCTGCCCGAGTCGGTGTGCCTGAATGTCAATTTCCCGACGCAGCCTTCCCTCGGGTTGCGGGTGTGCCGGCAGGCTCCCGGATACTGGACCGAAGAGTATGAGTGGCGAACCGGCCGCGATGGGCGGGAAGGCTATTTCCTTACCGGCCATTTTGTCAATACCGAGCCCGACGCCGAGGATACCGACGAGTATTTCCTGGCGCGGGGTTACACGTCGGTTGTCCCTTGTACTTGTGACCAGACGGCCTATCGTGCCATGCCTGCCGTCGCGGCGCTCTGTGATTGAATGCCCTTGCGTTTCCGCCTTTTGAGTTCCGATTCCCGTTTTGCCCGGGAACTTGCTTCCGCCCTTGTTGCCGAGTGATGTCGTGTGTGCATAAAAATGCGCGACGCATATAATAAAAATTCGTTATATGATTTTTTCAACGACTTGAAAAAGAGCTGTGTATGGCCTAAGTGCAAGGAGGGAGATAAATATTTTATTAAAAAATAGGGAAAAATGCATTGAGATAAATTTTTATGCGTATATTTGCCGCCTCAAAGAATAAATATGCACGATATGAAAGACAAAGTCAATAGATTGGAAGCGATAAAATCGATTGTGAGTGCCAATCGTGTGGGTGGACAAGAAGAACTTTTGCAGCGCTTGCGTGAACAAGGGTTTGACTTGACGCAAGCCACTTTGTCGCGCGACTTGAAGCAGTTACAAATCGTGAAAGTGTCTTTGCCGGCCGGCGGATACCAGTATATTCTTCCCGAGTTGGCCGGGTTGTCGCGTCGCCCCAGGATTACACGCGGAGGCTCGTTGGCTGCTTCCAACGGTTTTCTCTCCATCTCTTTTTCGGGCAACATGGCAGTTATAAAGACCCGTCCCGGCTATGCCGGCAGCACGGCCTCCGATATCGACGCGCACACGCTGCCCGAGTTGTTGGGAACCCTCGCCGGTGACGACACCGTGTTGCTTATCCTGCGCGAAGGGGTGACCCCCGAAAAAGCCGTTGAGGCATTGCGCATAGTGATACCGAATATTCAGTTATAAAAATACATTCGACTTATTCAAAATTAAAAATGGAATCTCAGGATATTGAAGTGATGGTTGCCGATGCCTCCCATGAGGTGTACGTCGATACGATACTCGACACCATCAGAGAGGCTGCCAAAGTGCGTGGAACCGGCATTGCCGAGCGCACGCACGAGTATGTGGCCCAGAAGATGAAAGAG
Protein-coding regions in this window:
- the surE gene encoding 5'/3'-nucleotidase SurE, encoding MSSVDSPAKTLPRILITNDDGIGAKGLRFLLSCVADMGRVRVVAPDSHRSGQSGAITSGVPLTLQPVAPVLGAECYSCNGTPVDCVKLSLHVFPEWRPDIILSGINHGSNSGISIFYSGTMGAVLEGCVVGIPSVGFSSLSHDPDADFSSCRDQVRQVVARVLRVGLPESVCLNVNFPTQPSLGLRVCRQAPGYWTEEYEWRTGRDGREGYFLTGHFVNTEPDAEDTDEYFLARGYTSVVPCTCDQTAYRAMPAVAALCD